The stretch of DNA ACCAccgtaccacacacacacacacacacacacacacacacacacacacacacaccatagcTGTCACTTCATTCAATAATGAACCCTGCAAATAGCagtagagagagaaaagggacaAAAAAGAACTAGTCCCTAATGGTCTCCATTCTCCTGagtgttaaaaaatgtaaatttatgtaAAACCCACAGGAAACGTATATTTACAATGCGTTGGGGTAATCACAAGATGCAGCCATAGCAAACTGGCCCCGCCGACGGAAGCAGTCAGTACAGAAATAGTTTTTATGTGTCATTAATTCCCCTAGCATTCCTAAATATTCCTTCTATTACCGCGGTAATACAGTAATCACTCACAATCGCACAGAAAATTATCTTCAGTCATCTGTGGAATAAAGGCAGAGGGTAAAACTGAGGAGAAAAACATCCCATTTTAGCGTCCTTAATGGAGCCGCCAAAGCCAGCCGCAGCCCTCTCCGTTCGGCAGCCCCGGCGCCGGCGCGAGGGCCGCTATCACGCGGCTTAATGACAGCGGGGAGTCAATGGCTCCCATGAGCCTCCGCTGCAAACGCTGATGCACCTTTTCAGGCCTCATTGGCCGAGATGAACAAGGGGACAGCGGGCCGGGGACAGCGGGCCGGGGACAGCGGGCCGGTCCCCGAGGACGCGAGAGGTGCCCCCCGCAAAAAGCCTTTCCCTCTCTGAGCCCGTGCTCGCAACACGCGAGGCAATGCAGACGCTGAGTCGGGAGAGTCACAAGCATAAAGGCGCTATATTAAGCCAGCAATTATCTCCCACCCACCGCCATGAAAGATCACTATACATTGCATTCTGTCGAAATGACTCTTCCACAAATGCTCCACTGTTTCGTCCCACTGAGGTCTGCGTAATATCTCAAAAAGCATACACTAAAATTCAGAATGCGCTGTTTATAGCTAAATATCTCAATATACAGCTTCAAAGGATCCCTCAATTTACCGCTCTGTTCCACAATCGGAAAGCActtcatatttgtgttttgagaTGGATGTCAGCCAAAGtttaatggtaaaataaaggGGGCTTCATTTCCTTTCATACGCAGAGCACTAGATATTTCAAGAGCTGTAGGCCAACTGTACAAAAGTCGAGCAGTCACCAATGCAAGACATTGATagaacaaaatataacaaaaaacatgacactTATCTAGTGTTACATTTAATATCTACATAAATACTATAGTCTAATACAGTCTTGTGAGAATTAACTAATATAGTTCATTTGAAGAGATATGAACAGGAGGGAATTCGTGACTGGTACTTGAGTGAAATGTTtcaattgtttaaaaacatagTGATACTGTATGGCACTGTTGTTAAAACTGTTGTTCCATCCATTAGTTGGGATTTTAACACTTTATTTACCATGTAAGACCAACATGGTGGAGGGCATACACAGCAAACAAGAGTCaccagaagcagaaaaaaataaaatgagagcAACAGTTGATGAACATTGGTCAGTATGTACACAACACAGCTCAAATGcaagcacaacaaaacaacGTAAATGAAGTGGCCTTGAACACCTGACTCtaagggttaagggttaagCAGTgcgtttcattttttaattgaacacaATCGTGTAATGTATTCATTGAATGATAAGTAATCTgtcagcaggaacaggaagtggggCCAATCGTTTCAATCTGCACTCATACGATGATCGTCTGAGATGACTGCGAGTGGCACAGGTGTTACGACCAGCTTCCATTGCTCAACAGCAAATGATACCCAATGGCATGCAGAGGAAAGAACTAGCCGAACCGAACTGTGCGTGGTATGAATACGTATAAAAACAAACGGCCAGACCCCCACATCCAACACAGAAAAGGTGATTTTATTGACTCACCGACTCCCAGGATCTCGCCACGGGCCAGCTGTCTTGTTCGTTCCACACCCACCGGAGCCATGTCGTTGGTTTGTTCAGCCGATTGTATTAAAACGATGACACAAAGGCGATCGTTCAACACCCGTTTTCAGGAAACTGAGAGCGAACCGGTTTGCAAAAATGTGGGCTTGCGAGTCCGAGCGACACAACAGTATAACGAAGTGACCCAGGAACACGCTGTAGGCCCCAGACAAGCGCTGTCTACCGGCGTCTCCGCGAGCACAAACAGCGATAAGAAAACGATCAAGTCGTTGATAGCTCCAGCAAATTGCTGAATACCGGTCTCCCCATCTAGACTGCGCCAAACCGACAGACGCCAACTTCTCCGCCATGTTCAAAGTTGCCGCCAAATTtgtcctctcctccccttccgGTCAGCAGATCACCTGTACAAGCTTACCTGGAAGGCTGGCTGCCTGCAGGTGCGTGACTACGTCACCAGCACGTCCCAAATCaaagaaatacaacagaaaaaagtgtgCGCGTGTGATGTGTCGTGACCCCATTTTTGTACGCATTATGTTGTTATGTGATATATTAAATGTCAGAATACTACCACGAACATTGCTACCATTGAAACTAATACACATAACTGTGTCCATACATACGATTTCTCTCAAGTAATTCACCCATCTGTAGAGGCACACCAACAAAATGTACCTGTTGGCTGATGAGTTAAAAGCTGTACCAAAGACAAGTTACAATCAGAACACTCTTTAGCAGTTGGGAGCAACTCCACAGGGGTCCCGCACAGCTGTACTACTGTCTACTGCTGACATCTACAGGCTGAAGAGGGAAGTGCAATCACTGTTTAACAGCGATTACTGCTGATAAACTTATGGTCCCCTCACACAGTATCACTGAGGAGAAACTGTACAACTGCAAGCTGTAAGAAGGAGATGCATGGGAGAACACCAAGACACAACACTCACCATTTATGCCTTGCATAGGAATCCAAGAAGTATAACAACAGCAAGAATTGTTCTAATTTTGGTGATCTGTACTGTTTTCGCACATTCCATCTATTTATAGTTTATTTCATATGCAAATGGAAGGGCAAAAAAGGAATCGGAAATATAAGGAGAACGCTTGAGCCGCTAAAAGCTGATCTGCTGCCTATCTAGAGCAGATATTTTACTGAGTCAACAGCACAGTGGATCCAAGCCACAAAGCTGGGTCGGCTTAAATTTACGGCAAACAGAGCAGCCCAGACCATTCACAAGGTTGAACAACAAACTAATGTAATGAGATGGAGTTGTAGGAAGGCGCAAAACCCCTGGTTAACAGtcaaatgaatatgttttgtacaattttattgCCGATTTTAACGTAAGCGAGCATACAAACAtagctgtttttaaaatatatatgataaCTCACCCATagagaataaatacatttcacatatagAACATACTGTACAACTGGTGCAGTTTTTCAGTGCTGCGTCTTTCTGAAGGTGAGGAATGTCCAGGACATAAGCCCTTTGTGACACTCTGGAGCTACAAACACACCTTCCCCCTCATGCCCTGTCAAGCATGTGACCAGTCTTGACCAATCACGGGCAGGCCTAGCTGACCCGATGCAGCTTGCAGAGGTAGATGGGGCCGAAGTTGGCAGTGAGGTGCGGGAGGACCAGCTCCCCGAGCCGGATGTTTGGGGCAAAGTGGAAGGTGTCCCTGAAAAGGTGGGTGAGGGGCCGCAGGTCCCGGACGTGGACGGTGATGCCCATCTCCTCCTGGGCCAGGTGGACAGCGTGCTCCACCACACACTCATTCTGCAGCTGGGACAGGGTGCAGGTGGAGTAAACCACATCCCCTCCTGGGCAGGCTGCCTGTATCCCTGCCCTAAGGAGCGACAACACACGAGTGACACTCTTATAAGCGTCATCATCTCTCTTCATAATCTATAAAATACCTTTACTGAATAATACATCTACTGAACTTTTCACATGATGGATTTACTCCTGTCTGCTCTTTTACCAGAAAGCATTACAAGCCttcaatttggaaaaaaagctttacgctataattattatatagagcactgttttctttttcgaTGTACTGTGATTGTTCTGTGCACTTCATTCTGGCAAAGGTGCTTGTTTTAGCAATACAGTGCACACTACTTATACACTAACTATCATGTGTGCTAGAGTTTAAATGTGGACTTTATGAATTACTCTGGCTTTTCCTTGTATATCAAGATGCTGCCCAAGACAAAACCTGAGCAATTTGCAAAGGCCACGCTAAAGCACATTCTTGGAATGCTAGAGGGTTAATTCACAGATAGTGAACTTGTGTACTAGTGAAAACAGCGCAGGGCATCAGATTTCACAACTTACAACAGCAGCTGGGTCTGCAGCAAGGGCAACGTCTGCCTCTCCTTGGTCCTGATCCTCTTGAAGATGTTGTTGTCCTCCTCCAGCAGAGAGTGTCTATCTGTGGTGCATGGAACATCCACAAGGACCTGGGGAGGATAATGGTGATCAGGAGATCATGGAGAGTTACAGCACACCATCTGACCACTGAACCTAATATATGGCAGTCTGTGTCTTCAGTAACAAACCATAAAGAGCTCTGTCCTCTGACAGTCAATTCAAATTTTTAAGATAGCAAAGACATAAATGTTAACTAAGATATAAAGGGAGGAACTAAATCCGGATCTCCCACTGTGTATGAAAgggccaaaaataaaattatttttactagCGGGTTTCACAGTCCTCTACAAAGTGAATTTTTTCCTCACTCCAGAGTGTACTGACCAGGAGTGGAAAGATCAGCAAAGAGCAATGATTTAattttgtggtgtttttattCTGGAATCAACACAGGCTGGTTCCGGTACCAACCCTGTCAAATGCTTCTCTTTCAAGCTCGCCCCACTTCCTGCCGTCAAAGGAAGTTATGCGAACCCGGTCCTCTGTCCAGAGCTCTTTGGGAATGTAGCTCTGCAACACCCGGCGCAGACGGGCTGTGCGGGACACAGAGGCGTCGTTGACAGCGAGGCGTCCTGCAAACccacagacaaaaccaaaaccGATCACACCACCCAATTATAATCATGCAATCAGACCCCTCTACAAAGAGCAGGCCAAATCAAAGCACGCGGCTCAGAACGACAGAGAGGCCTCTTGCGTAACGACCACCCGAAATGAACCTCAGTCGGAAATCCTGTATGTTGTTGGTCAGTTGGGAAAAGAACCAAAACGAAAGTCTTACTGATGGCCAGGGTCTGTAGGAGAGCCAGGGTCTTCCCTCCCGGAGCAGCACAGAGGTCCAGCACGGTGTGTCCCTCCTGGACGTCCAAGGCCAGGACCGGCAGCACAGAGGCCGCGTCCAGGAGGTAGTATCCCAGACTCCCACAGCTGTCTGGcctgagaggaagagaaacgAAGCGGACATGGTGAGTAGACAGAGCCAGCTTATGTGGCCAGCAGTGTGCCACAGTGATAAGGGACATGGGTCTTAAACCAGAGGTTCCCAGGTAggccagtgctgctgtacccttgggtaaggtacttaacctgaattgcctgaTTGAATATTAatctttataaatgaaaaacatataaaacaatcAGGAGCTGTGTAGGTTGATGGAGCATCAAGTAATCAAAATGTGACGTAATCGATGTTGTCCACAAAAAACATGCCAGAAGATCCCTAAAAACGAAAGCAAAGCAGATGTGATCACCTCTACTGTCTCATGTCTTTAAGAATATTACCAAAAATAAGGTGTAAGAGAAGTGTTTTGAATGAAGACTATGCCCATAATCCTGACCTGGCGGGTCTGAAGCGAGAGATGTCACCCTTAGGAAACACAAAGCACTTGATATTCGGACTGAGAGCTGGACGCAGGGTGTCCTCCAGCGTTTCTGATGAGGTCAGGACACTGCTCGGTAGGCCCTGCGAATGCTCCTGCGCAGTGTCCCTCTCTTCACCCGACGACACATCAAAGTAAACGAAGTCCCTCGCTCCCTGCAGCTCTAAGTCTCGCATCACCTCCGGCGCTGCAAAGTTGTTCATGAGAGCCCCGTACTTCTGCTCGGAGAGCATGCTGACGCGTACAGATGGCCAGATTTCTCCCAGCTGTGTGCCGTAGTTCATGTCGAAGTTCTGTAAGGCCAGGCCAGTCGCAGGAAACCTTGGCCGTGTGGCTGCCTGTTAAAGAGATGAGAGATTATTTAATATCGATGACCGACATCGACAGCAACCTAAACTCCCTGGTTATCTTTTAGAACTAACTAAATAGCTAATGCTATCGCAACATGAAGGATCCCATGACGCTTCACTAAGTACACAAAGCATAGAGATGTTAAATTCTTGTTTGCATTCCAAAACCGTGTTCTCGTCCCATTGTAATATAGATCGAGCTCGACACTGACCTCGGACACTCCGAACAGGCCATTTGTGTTACCATTGGTGACACTTTGCTCGAAAAATATCAACGGACAATGTAATGGTCATACGTAAGATTACAATTACCCATTTTGCTTTCACACGATTTCGCCGCGGGATTATAGAAGGGATGCCTCTGAATTTTTGGAGCAATATTCTCGTGTCTATGAGCGCAGCCATTTTGTTGCGCTGCGGTTTATATTCCCCTCGAAACAATACTTGAAGTGTAGTTCCGTAGTTGAACGCATTTATTTAGCAGGCCGTTAAGCTACCGTCAACTCGGGACTTTGAAAAATCAGTCGGTCGACATATTTAACACCgattaaaactgtattttggaATTTGCTTATGGATGATATGCTGTTCTCTCAGTagatttttttgaagaaaaactgATTATGAAAAGCTATCGAATTGCTCTGCTGATTCCACTCCGTTCAAGGTCAAAGCGATACAATTTTGCGTTGATGTTGATGGAGAACTGTAAACGTGAAATACTTAACACAATTTTGCTTGTGTCAGGAGCTGAAACACTGCAAGACCCCATCTCTGATGTATATGAAATAACACTGTGCTGTTAGGCAATATCTTTCATTTCGTTTATATCTAGCACCAAACTTTTAAGCAATGACCATTTGAATATTAAGTGTTGTTTCATTCAAATCAAAAGTATTTTAgccaaaaccaaaatgaaaaattaaatgtagaCTTTGACAGTAACTAATAAACCAAAAGGATCACTGTGTAGTGTATGCACAATTCCTATGTATAAGACATGACAGAGAAAGCAGTTTTAATAAGAACTTAAATTTATTCACATTAACACATACATAATCTGTGGTTTCAAGACATTCCTGAAACGACACCGAGGGGATACAAATCCATATGGGGATCCACTGATACAGTAAGTTTCTTGCATTTAAATACAGATTCCACAGCCGGAGGACACCACTGGAATTGATTGGGCTTGTTGGGCGAACCTCATTTCATTGAATTGAAAACCTTGTGCGCCACCTGCAGGGGGAAATGAGAACTAACATTACTATACAACATGCAAGCACAACTTAACCGTGCATAGATCTTTACCACCTTTCTGTACTTTTTCACTCAACCTCACCTAACACACCTAATTCAGACATACTCTACCTGGCAAGACTAACTTATTTTTGACTAGCAAAGTGCATTACCTTATGGAGTAGCCAAGGGTTTATTCAATGAAACTTCTAATACAATTTCAAAGATACATTACAAAATTCTGATGGTATGAAGTATGGATTTCAGCTGTTTTATAGTTCTTAACTAAACCTGAGCAATAATGCATTTCTCCAATCATTCAACAAATATTACTGTTGCAACTCACATTATCCCTCACTGCAGGTAGTAGACTGTCTTCTCCAGTGTGACgtgcatagcttacatttgttttatccacttatacagcaggatatttactgaggcaatctgagataagtaccttacccaagggtacagcagcagtgccgcacCAGAGAATCAaattggcaacctttgggttatgaacCCTGTTCATTATCACTAATTTGAggtagagcttgaatagtgttatgctcacactaaCTGCTCTGGGACTGTTGTTAGCgtggtctgacattgttgctcattcagtttgaatggatacacttctgtacCGGAGGTCACTCCAGATTAGAGAatctgataaataaatgtaatgaaatgcaatacatcacattattgtcctGCTGTCATACCTgggtatgcacacacacaagcaagtaGTACCAGTACAAACTCTTCAATCTCCTGTATGCCAGTAACACCTGCTGCCTGATATTAAAATATCAAGCGGAGGCATCAATCCGTGAATCTCCCTGTTTCTCCCAGAGCACAGGGAGGCCTGTCCCCCCTCTcagtacactcacacagtgGTCCCGGGCGTGTAGGAAGTCGAAGAGCTCCTCCGTGCAGTCCTCCTCGGTGTGCGACCGCGAGCCCACCCGGCTCTCGCAGGCCTCCAGCCTCTCCCGGGCGTGCACGCAGTGTTCCGTCTGCTCGCACTTCGCCCGCACCGTCTCTAAGGGGTCCTGCGAGGGACACACAGAGCCGCCGACACTGAGGTACAAACACGATGCCCCGTCTCCTCCACACGAGGTGCAGAGGCTCCCAGCCATAAGAACTGTCATTCAGTAAACATCACCGTGCGGTCCTGCTTTACACTTGCAGTGCTGCCCTGTCATTCCACCCTGTATTTACAAGATGAAGTCTAAGACAATTTAATTTGCAAGAACAATACACTTTATATATCACCAATGATTCTTCTTCGATTTCCACTATTAGCCCTGAAGGGACCCCACAGAATTTATAAACACCGGTTATCTCAGTGTCAAATAGCTTCCATAAAAATAAGAAACCACACACTTGAGTAAGCATGAGttgatgaaacattttcattttaagactCATAGAAAACACCACTATTCTAGAATTATGGCAAATCCTCATTAATTCAGAATATTGAATTGGTCAGTGCCAAAAACATTCCATTTAAAATTGGACAAAAGTTTTTTCCCAGGCCTTGCCAAGACCAAACTGTGAGGGCAGTCAAAACGCTTCAAGCATTACCAAAGGCAGATGACTAATTTAGTTGTGAAAGAAACTGCTTGAAGCACCCTATTCTGGCTTCACATGAGACATGGGGCTCAGGACGTGTTTTTAGAGCGATAATGGAACCCACCACCatatcttcctcctcctcctcttcctcctcctcttcttcttcttcttcctcctaCAAAGTAGAAAAAGGATCAGACCGCTGGACTAGCGTCTGACACTACCAAAATAGCCTGCCCTCAGATCAGGCAAAAGAATTAGCAGTGTACTTAGGAGACCAATCAAGACTATTTGTACAAACAAACCGTCCCCATTAATCTACCAACCCGGGTTAAGTTACAGAAATTGCGCAACTGTCGACAGGTCATGATAATGAAGGTGGACTACTCggatagctaacgttagcgaaAGGGCAATTATTTGGCTAGCTATCTGGCTCGGTAATAAACAATATTACTCGTCCATACTACCTGACTCTAAGATAGAGTAACTACAGTTAACAACGTCACATGTAGCCATCGCTACCAGCAGAACTGCACGTACGAATGACGACGCTACCACAACACGGTAGCCACAGCTACTTTTCAATACGTCAAGCTAGCCAGTTAACTTTATTCACTATTTTGGATTTTATAACCCaacatgctaacgttagctaacgcTGGCTGAATTCACAGATTCGAATTTAGCAATGCTGCTAGCTGGCTGCTCACATTGTTGGCGGTACTTAATTTAGCTAGCGTATCGGGCCCCTAATATAAACACATACCTAGATGGTTATCTAAGTAGTTAGGTGACCGCTCGCTAGCTATTTATCACATAATAATTTGTCGACAATCTAGCGAACAGGCTAACTAGTTGAGTTAGCTGCTCTTACTGACTGAACTGGGGAcaaataactagctagctaagcagGCCTGTAAATTCACAGGGACTCACCAGCCCAACAGTTCATAAACTAGACACATAGAATTACGCAGtctttaaaacaatgttaatcCCAGGAGCATACCTCGTCAGGCTCTCCGTTTGTGATCATTTTCTCCTCAAAAACCATTTTTAGTACCGGCTTTTGCTGCGCAGCGCTGACACACACGGCTTCGCTTGTCTCAAGTCTGGTCTGGAGGACGTTTTAGGTCACACGCAGGAAGCTACTAGAAATTCCACCGGAACGCTTCTCACCACGATAGAGCATTTCCATAAGATGTTCATTAGCACGCGTCATTTCCTGTAGCCATATTGAGAGGGACATTTGCTCATTACGAAACCTAGAAGGTTAAGGTAGAGTTGCTATAAACACTGATAGCTGATGCATTTTAGAATACTTATGAGCAACATTTTCTAActaaatgtgttgttttattggCCTATTTGTAGCATAAATGTGTACTGTAATGAAGTTTCTATAGTCACATTTTGCACTTTAAAAGGCCATTAaaagtatttatatataatttaaagccatttttaaaacaaagggcAATTACCGGACAATAGAGGTTCTGCGCACCAGACCACTAAGAAATTCTGAACTACCATTACTCTCATCAGTGTCTCCTGATCTCATGAACAATGTTCACTTATGGGAAAATATCACTTCTGTGGATGTGCTTGGGAACCGCATTGCTTCCACTTTTTCATACACAGTCGTGTGCCAGTGTGAAAACCTCGCCCTCAATGGTCAACATCTTCCATGCCTTACACATTACATAAAGTGTTTGGATGAGGAAACCTGTTTAGCAAGTTTAGGTCATAAACCTACTGGGAAAGATGCTGCTGTGAGATGTGTTTCACTGTCAATCCGCTAGGTGGCAGCAGAGTCCATCTTAGACAGAACACAAATCACTGGTGGCACGAGAATCCAAGAGCTGCAATCCATGCCTTTTAGAcaccaacagcagtgcctcctgaggttctctttctctgaatcacatttaaatttgcTCATTTGGCAGAAACTCTTATCATTTACTTTTAGTTTCTTAGCAGATGATCTTAAACAGAGTGACACAAAAGATGAgtatttatataacatttacaCTGCTGATATGCAagagacactcttatccagagtgactccagAAGTCAAGCTCAAAGGGCAcccagcaaaacacaaaatgttaagCAAGGAATTCAGTATCCAGATCCACTGAGCCACTTACGAGGAAAAGAATTAATTTTATAATGCACTAAATGTGTAGGGCTGGTTTACACATGCATGTGGTAAATTATTTAGCAGTGGCATCTCCTCATTTTGGCATCATGACAGAGGGCCAACAATGTTAAAATctaagaaatgtaaaaagtatTGGTTTACTGTGCTGTGGTATATTTTTTAAGGAATGCTCCCAGCTCATCATATGTCAATCTGCTGTAAAAGGAGCAACAGGAAGGGTACGGATGTTACTTTTCCAAACCTGAGACTCACAGGCAGGGTTGTTTATTAAGACCAGGGTGAAAGTCAGGGAGACGGTGATGGATACCGTTTTGCACTCATGGTCAAATGTGTCATGTTCCAGTACTAATGAAtgtatatgaatgtaatgtactgtggGC from Megalops cyprinoides isolate fMegCyp1 chromosome 20, fMegCyp1.pri, whole genome shotgun sequence encodes:
- the nsun4 gene encoding 5-methylcytosine rRNA methyltransferase NSUN4, producing MAALIDTRILLQKFRGIPSIIPRRNRVKAKWAATRPRFPATGLALQNFDMNYGTQLGEIWPSVRVSMLSEQKYGALMNNFAAPEVMRDLELQGARDFVYFDVSSGEERDTAQEHSQGLPSSVLTSSETLEDTLRPALSPNIKCFVFPKGDISRFRPARPDSCGSLGYYLLDAASVLPVLALDVQEGHTVLDLCAAPGGKTLALLQTLAIRRLAVNDASVSRTARLRRVLQSYIPKELWTEDRVRITSFDGRKWGELEREAFDRVLVDVPCTTDRHSLLEEDNNIFKRIRTKERQTLPLLQTQLLLAGIQAACPGGDVVYSTCTLSQLQNECVVEHAVHLAQEEMGITVHVRDLRPLTHLFRDTFHFAPNIRLGELVLPHLTANFGPIYLCKLHRVS
- the LOC118795817 gene encoding cytochrome b-c1 complex subunit 6, mitochondrial, with amino-acid sequence MVFEEKMITNGEPDEEEEEEEEEEEEEEEEDMVDPLETVRAKCEQTEHCVHARERLEACESRVGSRSHTEEDCTEELFDFLHARDHCVAHKVFNSMK